A window of the Hordeum vulgare subsp. vulgare chromosome 5H, MorexV3_pseudomolecules_assembly, whole genome shotgun sequence genome harbors these coding sequences:
- the LOC123398735 gene encoding cation/H(+) antiporter 28 → MDCSMTSSVLSANYNTVLFEFGVTLVTSKILYALLRNVYQPRVFSDLLLGIILAQFRILSITNAINLVFGKIGGFIFAPYLFALGVEMDPFTLLEAPTADTVVAYAGILSTCVLVTLCHAAILSTSPTHTGIVHEHSLRAFLGLAAALANTASPVLTRLATDLKIAKTNVGRLAVGAGLTSDMLTTLLIALGSMIWRDSDANADAPFAQPALTASVLALVVMSAFVSRAMADWVDGRNPEGRRMRGFDLSLVALVAATLCWFISVLRLDINMAAFLVGLAFPTDGRVSRLLVSKINFVLSSFVLPLYVAHVCLSLRQTTDDIEVTGLTPNEGLRAYVMQLPFPWWKVFLATAMGTLGKLIGCTGVGLLRGLGWLEALALGMLLNVKGYFHIYCALAAFEAGIITDKSFMAIIFVVALNVAVTPMVGMGIASWARRSVQWRLMGLQHHDPSTELRLVAGLRGPQEVPTLAFLMESLRWGAGNGEIACYAVDMVQLTDQTASSIVKSGGLDGVTVVDEEVSEMRKLVGEALDAYQAECGGEGGKVKVRRLLALSSFPDMHSDMCICAEDAMAALILLPFHKTQCLDGTMDGGHFGFRLVNQKVLQLAPCSVGIIVDRGLGKQQRPDQSTAQASVVVVFIGGADDREALTLASFMCKQQASVRLTALRVVQNATAQARAKARTSLFESKSKRHMPLAAATTGQEELQAQADDKFFAEFYRKHVAGNKSVGYLEKHVADGAELVAVLRGMQGDYRLFVVGRGRDRNSVLTEGLEEWAECLELGPVGDIIASSDFSTTASVLIVQQYDAKKHYKVIDEEFMPL, encoded by the exons ATGGATTGCTCGATGACGAGCAGCGTGCTGTCGGCCAACTACAACACGGTGCTGTTCGAGTTCGGCGTGACGCTGGTGACGAGCAAGATCTTGTACGCCCTCCTCCGCAACGTCTACCAGCCCCGCGTCTTCTCCGACCTCCTc ctgggCATCATCCTGGCGCAGTTCCGCATCCTCTCCATCACCAACGCCATCAACCTGGTGTTCGGCAAGATCGGCGGCTTCATCTTCGCGCCCTACCTCTTCGCGCTCGGCGTCGAGATGGACCCCTTCACGCTCCTCGAGGCCCCCACCGCCGACACCGTCGTCGCCTACGCCGGCATCCTCTCCACCTGCGTCCTCGTCACGCTCTGCCACGCCGCCATCCTCTCCACCTCCCCCACCCACACCGGCATCGTCCACGAGCACTCCCTCCGCGCCTTCCTCGGCCTCGCCGCCGCGCTCGCCAACACCGCCTCCCCCGTCCTCACCCGCCTCGCCACCGACCTCAAGATCGCCAAGACCAACGTCGGCCGCCTCGCCGTCGGCGCCGGCCTCACCTCCGACATGCTCACCACCCTCCTCATCGCGCTCGGCAGCATGATCTGGCGCGACAGCGACGCCAACGCCGACGCGCCCTTCGCGCAGCCCGCGCTCACCGCCTCCGTCCTCGCGCTCGTCGTCATGTCCGCCTTCGTCTCCCGGGCCATGGCCGACTGGGTGGACGGCCGCAACCCCGAGGGCCGACGCATGCGCGGCTTCGACCTTTCCCTCGTCGCCCTCGTCGCCGCCACGCTCTGCTGGTTCATCTCCGTGCTCCGCCTCGACATCAACATGGCCGCCTTCCTCGTCGGCCTCGCCTTCCCCACCGACGGCCGCGTCTCGCGCCTGCTCGTCAGCAAGATCAACTTCGTGCTCTCCTCCTTCGTCCTGCCGCTCTACGTCGCCCACGTCTGCCTCTCGCTCCGGCAGACCACCGACGACATCGAGGTCACGGGCCTCACGCCCAACGAGGGCCTCCGCGCCTACGTCATGCAGCTGCCCTTCCCCTGGTGGAAGGTCTTCTTGGCCACCGCCATGGGAACACTCGGCAAGCTCATCGGCTGCACCGGTGTCGGCCTGCTCCGAGGCCTCGGCTGGCTCGAGGCGCTCGCGCTCGGCATGCTGCTCAACGTCAAGGGCTACTTCCACATCTACTGCGCGCTCGCCGCCTTCGAGGccggcatcatcaccgacaagtcATTCATGGCGATCATCTTCGTGGTGGCGCTCAACGTGGCCGTCACGCCCATGGTGGGGATGGGGATCGCGTCCTGGGCACGCCGGAGCGTGCAGTGGCGCCTCATGGGACTCCAGCACCATGACCCCTCCACCGAATTGCGCCTCGTTGCCGGCCTCCGCGGCCCGCAGGAAGTGCCGACGCTCGCGTTCCTCATGGAGTCGCTCCGGTGGGGCGCCGGCAACGGCGAGATCGCGTGCTATGCAGTCGACATGGTGCAGCTGACGGACCAGACGGCGTCATCGATCGTGAAGAGCGGCGGGTTGGACGGCGTCACGGTAGTGGACGAGGAGGTGTCGGAGATGCGCAAGCTGGTCGGCGAGGCGCTAGACGCGTACCAGGCGGAGTGCGGCGGCGAGGGTGGCAAGGTGAAGGTGCGTCGACTGCTGGCCTTGTCATCGTTCCCGGACATGCACAGCGACATGTGCATCTGCGCCGAGGACGCCATGGCGGCGTTGATCCTGCTGCCGTTCCACAAGACGCAGTGCCTGGACGGCACCATGGACGGCGGTCACTTCGGGTTCCGGTTGGTGAACCAGAAGGTGCTGCAGCTGGCGCCGTGCTCGGTGGGGATCATAGTGGACCGCGGCCTCGGCAAGCAGCAGCGTCCAGACCAGAGCACGGCACAAgcgtcggtggtggtggtgttcatcGGCGGCGCGGACGACCGGGAGGCACTGACGCTGGCGTCCTTCATGTGCAAGCAGCAGGCTTCGGTGCGGCTGACGGCGCTGCGGGTGGTGCAGAACGCGACGGCGCAGGCGCGTGCCAAGGCACGGACGAGCCTCTTCGAGTCCAAGAGCAAGCGGCACATGCCGCTGGCAGCGGCGACGACGGGGCAGGAGGAGCTGCAGGCGCAGGCGGACGACAAGTTCTTCGCGGAGTTCTACCGGAAGCACGTCGCCGGCAACAAGTCGGTGGGGTACCTGGAGAAGCACGTGGCTGACGGGGCGGAGCTGGTGGCGGTGCTGCGGGGAATGCAGGGGGACTACCGGCTGTTCGTGGTGGGAAGGGGAAGGGACCGCAACTCGGTGCTCACCGAGGGGCTGGAGGAGTGGGCAGAGTGCCTCGAGCTCGGACCCGTCGGCGACATCATCGCCTCGTCGGACTTCTCGACGACGGCATCCGTGCTCATCGTGCAGCAGTACGACGCCAAGAAGCACTACAAGGTCATCGATGAGGAGTTCATGCCCTTGTAA